A window from Mustela erminea isolate mMusErm1 chromosome 17, mMusErm1.Pri, whole genome shotgun sequence encodes these proteins:
- the DUSP12 gene encoding dual specificity protein phosphatase 12: MVGPLPARPPAAAMLEAPGGNHGCGRQVRGQSCASSAGQMLEVRPGLYLGGAAAVAEPDHLRQAGITAVLTVDSEEPDFRSGAGMEGLRSLFVWALDKPETDLLSHLDRCVAFISQARAEGRAVLVHCHAGISRSVAVITAFMMKTDQFTFEKAYENLQTIKPEAKMNEGFEWQLKLYQAMGYEVDTSSAIYKQYRLQKVTEKYPELQNLPQELFAVDPTTISQGLKDGILYKCRKCRRSLFRSSSILDHNEGSGPIAFAHKRVTPSFTLTAGSQAQCTSYFIEPVQWMESSLLGVMDGQLLCPKCNAKLGSFNWYGEQCSCGRWITPAFQIHKNRVDEMKMLPVWGSQTRKT, encoded by the exons ATGGTAGGGCCCCTGCCCGCGCGGCCCCCGGCGGCCGCCATGTTGGAGGCTCCGGGAGGGAACCATGGCTGTGGTCGGCAGGTGCGTGGTCAGAGCTGCGCCAGCTCCGCCGGGCAGATGCTGGAGGTACGGCCGGGCCTGTACCTGGGTGGAGCCGCGGCCGTGGCGGAGCCGGACCACCTGAGGCAGGCGGGCATCACGGCCGTGCTGACGGTGGATTCGGAGGAGCCCGACTTCAGGTCGGGGGCTGGGATGGAGGGTCTACGGAGCCTCTTCGTGTGGGCGCTGGACAAGCCCGAGACTGACCTACTGAGCCATCTGGACCGGTGCGTGGCCTTCATCAGCCAGGCCCGCGCCGAGGGCCGCGCCGTGTTGGTGCACTG TCATGCAGGAATTAGTCGTAGTGTGGCTGTGATTACTGCTTTTATGATGAAGACTGACCAGTTTACCTTTGAAAAAGCCTATGAAAATCTCCAGACCATCAAACCAGAGGCTAA GATGAATGAGGGATTTGAGTGGCAACTGAAATTATACCAGGCAATGGGATATGAAGTAGATACTTCTAGTGCAATTTATAAGCAATATCGTTTACAAAAGGTTACGGAAAAGTATCCAG AATTACAGAACTTACCTCAAGAACTCTTTGCTGTTGACCCAACCACCATTTCACAAGGATTGAAAGACGGCATTCTCTACAAATGTAGAAAGTGCag GCGATCTTTATTTCGAAGTTCTAGCATTTTGGATCATAATGAAGGAAGTGGTCCCATAGCCTTTGCCCACAAGAGAGTGACGCCATCTTTCACGCTCACCGCTGGGAGTCAGGCTCAGTGTACATCATATTTCATTGAGCCTGTACAGTGGATGGAATCTTCTTTGTTGGGTGTGATGGATGGCCAG CTTCTTTGCCCCAAATGCAATGCCAAGTTGGGTTCTTTCAATTGGTACGGTGAACAGTGCTCATGTGGTCGATGGATAACACCTGCTTTTCAAATACATAAGAATAGAGTGGATGAAATGAAGATGCTGCCAGTTTGGGGAtcacaaacaagaaaaacatga